TTTTTCGGGGGCACAGGTATTCATTTATTTTTCTTTTTGTCAGGTTTTGGCCTCAATCTATCAAAGTCAATTAAATTAGAGGGCTATTTTTCTAAACGGTTTTTAAAAGTTTACTTTCCATATTTTCTAATTGTCACCTTAATCTATACTTCGTCTACCTTTATAGCACTGTATCCGGATGCTAATGTAAACGTTTATCTAAGTCATATTCTGTTATACAAAATGTTTTTTCATGAGTATATTAACAGTCTAGGAGGGCATTTCTGGTTCATTTCTACCATTATTCAGTTTTACATTGTATTTCCCCTCTTACGGCGATTACAACAGGTTTTGGGAAATAATTTATTTCTAGTGCTATCAGTCATCGTATCTCTCATACATCTTTTGTTAACTATCTATTTCAGTTTATACGCTAGGCATATTAGCAGTATTTTCACGTTGTATCTCTGGGAGTTTGCGTTAGGAATGTATTTGGCTAAAGCTTATCAAAAAGATGGGGTAAAGTTTTGGGATGGATCAATATGGAAGTTCGCGGCTCTCTTTTTGTTCTCCATTACGGTAATGGGTGTGTTAACGCTTAGGTTAAATGAAGTGGGAGTCGTGCTAAATGATTTCGCCGCCTTTTTTGCTTATACATCCTTCTGCATTATTTCATATCACCTAATTTCCAAATCAATTGCTCCTGTTGGAAACTGGATTATTTCGGTTGGAAAATACTCATATTCATTATATCTAATCCATATGTTGGTACTGCATCTGGTTGAGAAGTCTTTTCGCACCATCAGTTTTGATTATCCTCTTTTTTATCTACCACTTATTTTTGTGCTGACGCTGTTTTTGGCAGCAAAGTACGAGCAAATCACTACAATATTGACCAATTTACTATCCACGAGAGTAAGGATATTTAGTCGTCAATAACAGCACTGAGCGATACCCCAATCAGCTCCTCAATGTTAACCCTGGCCAGAACCAGATTACTTTCGGCACGAATCAGCTTAATCTTTTCTGCATTATATAATTCTCCTGCTTTGGTATATTCTTCTACACCAATCTCACCTTCCCTGAAGTTTTGTTCGGCTAATGTATACATTGTATAAGAATCTTCTGACGATTGTGATTGTATCTCGTACATCTGCTTAGCAATTTTGTACTCTTCGTGCAGCCGATAGACAATTGCTCTTATTTGAAGTTTCTGTTTGTTCACTTCGGCTTGAGCGATATTTAACTCTTCTTTCGCCACTCGCACTCTGGTGGGCGTATTTAGTATGTCTAGGGAGATGCGAGCACCAAAGTTGTACCGAGGAAAAAAATTATTGAAATTATCGTCAGTCCCTTCCGGTGGGCTGATAGTAAACTCATTAAGGTTACCACTTGCAGTTAAATTATCTAGCCAGCTCCACTTAGATAGTGATACGTTTTTCTTGGCAATTACAGCTTGCCGTTGAACGATCTCATTATCCGGATAGTTCTGCCAAGCTAGTTGAACCAGTCGTTCAACCGGTTCTATGCCCTCCGCTTCGGGTGGTAAAATAATTCTGTTGTAATCAACCTCTTGCGCCCAACTGAGTGTGTATGCCAAGAGCAAAGAGAGGCAAGCAATAAATTTCATAAGATTCCTATTTATCTGGGTTATAATCAAATTCTTTCATCCGGTACATAAGCGCATAAATACTGCCTACAATAAACGATAGTGGGGGTTGTCCGTGGGCTATTTGAGCGAAATTAGCAATGCTAAGTGAAAAAAGACAAGTTATATAGGCGGCATACAGAATTTTAATGGTAGGGTCACGCACTTGGTAAAACCCTCTTATGCCAAGCACCATTATTGTAGCATACAGCGTTAAAAAGAGAAACAGGCCAACCCAACCGTACTCCAATGCAGTACGCAGATAGAAGTTATCGGGAGGGAACCCAGCCAACGTATGCCCCGGGTGATACCTTTCTCCCGGAAATCCGGTAGACTGAGGCCCACCTCCTATAGGATTTTCTAAAATATAGGGTTGAATGAGGGAGCGGTTGTTTTCGCGAACCGCATAAGAAGCATCCTCGGTAGGGCGAAAAGTAGAGCGAATTCGATTAAGAGGACCACTATAAAAGGGGCCAAAAATCAAAACCACCCCGGCAATGAAGGAGACTATGCTAACTGCTAAGATTTTCTTATTGTTGACATTCATTAAG
This region of Tunicatimonas pelagia genomic DNA includes:
- a CDS encoding TolC family protein → MKFIACLSLLLAYTLSWAQEVDYNRIILPPEAEGIEPVERLVQLAWQNYPDNEIVQRQAVIAKKNVSLSKWSWLDNLTASGNLNEFTISPPEGTDDNFNNFFPRYNFGARISLDILNTPTRVRVAKEELNIAQAEVNKQKLQIRAIVYRLHEEYKIAKQMYEIQSQSSEDSYTMYTLAEQNFREGEIGVEEYTKAGELYNAEKIKLIRAESNLVLARVNIEELIGVSLSAVIDD
- a CDS encoding acyltransferase family protein, whose protein sequence is MNRIAFIEYARGYAILSIVLYHYLVGYDLGKWLNLSVFFGGTGIHLFFFLSGFGLNLSKSIKLEGYFSKRFLKVYFPYFLIVTLIYTSSTFIALYPDANVNVYLSHILLYKMFFHEYINSLGGHFWFISTIIQFYIVFPLLRRLQQVLGNNLFLVLSVIVSLIHLLLTIYFSLYARHISSIFTLYLWEFALGMYLAKAYQKDGVKFWDGSIWKFAALFLFSITVMGVLTLRLNEVGVVLNDFAAFFAYTSFCIISYHLISKSIAPVGNWIISVGKYSYSLYLIHMLVLHLVEKSFRTISFDYPLFYLPLIFVLTLFLAAKYEQITTILTNLLSTRVRIFSRQ